In one window of Streptomyces griseus subsp. griseus DNA:
- a CDS encoding SAM-dependent methyltransferase codes for MSTTGNGAELPAQIDTSVAHSARVWNYWLGGKDNFPADRTAGDAYREKYPLIETFAKESRDFLRRTVTYLARDAGIKQFLDVGAGLPTANNTHEVAQRIAPESKIVYVDHDPLVLLHVHALLTSSAEGATAYVEADMRDTEAVLEGAAKTLDLSRPVALVISDVLGHIVDWDDALSLVRRLVARLPSGSYLSLSHSTASDEAHRAVQDEYNSSGAIPYIFREPETTIAFFDGLEMVEPGMVSWPNWRPDANTGTTTGRAGWGAVARIP; via the coding sequence ATGAGTACGACCGGGAACGGGGCTGAACTGCCCGCGCAGATCGACACGAGCGTCGCGCACTCCGCGCGGGTGTGGAACTACTGGCTCGGCGGGAAGGACAATTTTCCGGCGGACCGGACCGCGGGCGATGCCTACCGTGAGAAGTACCCACTGATCGAGACGTTCGCGAAGGAGTCGCGCGACTTCCTGCGCCGCACGGTGACCTATCTCGCCCGGGACGCCGGGATCAAGCAGTTCCTGGACGTCGGCGCGGGCCTGCCGACGGCCAACAACACGCACGAGGTCGCGCAGCGCATAGCCCCGGAATCGAAGATCGTCTACGTCGACCACGACCCGCTGGTGCTGCTCCACGTCCACGCGCTGCTGACCAGCAGCGCCGAGGGCGCGACCGCCTACGTGGAGGCGGACATGCGCGACACGGAGGCGGTCCTGGAGGGCGCGGCGAAGACCCTGGACCTGAGCCGGCCCGTCGCCCTGGTGATCTCTGACGTGCTGGGGCACATCGTGGACTGGGACGACGCCCTGTCCCTGGTGCGGCGGCTGGTGGCGCGGCTGCCCTCGGGCAGCTACCTCTCCCTGTCCCACTCCACCGCCTCGGACGAGGCCCACCGGGCGGTCCAGGACGAGTACAACAGCAGCGGGGCGATCCCGTACATCTTCCGCGAGCCGGAGACCACCATCGCGTTCTTCGACGGGCTGGAGATGGTGGAGCCGGGGATGGTGTCCTGGCCGAACTGGCGGCCCGACGCGAACACCGGCACCACCACCGGCCGGGCCGGGTGGGGAGCCGTCGCCCGCATTCCCTGA
- a CDS encoding DUF488 domain-containing protein translates to MDDLVRVRRVYDPPEDGDGTRVLVDRLWPRGVSRERAAIDVWLKDVTPSDALRSWYHQDRSGARHDGFVDRYRTELDDPAHTEAVDRLAGFVRAGGPVTLITAVKDVADSHVPVLADHLQHVMKRT, encoded by the coding sequence ATGGACGACCTCGTACGCGTACGCAGGGTCTACGACCCGCCCGAGGACGGCGACGGCACCCGCGTGCTCGTCGACCGGCTCTGGCCGCGCGGCGTCTCCAGGGAGCGCGCCGCGATCGACGTGTGGCTGAAGGACGTCACCCCCTCGGACGCGCTGCGGTCCTGGTACCACCAGGACCGCTCGGGCGCCCGCCACGACGGCTTCGTCGACCGCTACCGCACCGAGTTGGACGACCCGGCCCACACCGAGGCCGTCGACCGGCTGGCCGGATTCGTGCGCGCGGGCGGGCCCGTCACGCTGATCACCGCCGTGAAGGACGTGGCCGACAGCCATGTGCCCGTCCTGGCCGACCACCTCCAGCATGTGATGAAACGTACATAG
- a CDS encoding helix-turn-helix domain-containing protein: MSTTHTTGPDAAGPGDRRVTPEAVAGRLLRAATRSGAQLVSEAAVLVQGAAVLADPIAGAVYSTPAAAAADGVHAAAHPQEHPHHVQRPAAGAVLVLHPAPTVPAEHVGLVVTTTAALLEVRGQRAAELRAEQMRLHTTLLRLLLAGHTTSVTNTVSADGLTHVTLYRLTGPDVPTAHQVLWRAARPSLAGHGGSCALIGEVDGELLVAELHHGSDDGRILRLVSRVSERHGLLAGLAGPVPLAEMPTAHADAAAARHSATPAHRIVPADAVGTPQLARLLPPGPYTAWARSVLSPLTREHRHLLLVRLRTGSAPRAAAALGLSPGTVRTRLRGVAALLGADLDDITVQAHLLLALRAPTRGDGDGDGNGQAGRNDRAGNNGQALNDDQARNDDQARSNGQEHGRPPRPQTLPGGILDTDVARTWAVGLVGGLEPHLRIALACWLRHHARTAPAASELHVHRTTLTVWLTQCAERLGQNLTDATVRAELHLALEATAKDGDDPRALPRRGGRTYRRV; encoded by the coding sequence ATGAGCACCACGCACACGACGGGCCCGGATGCCGCGGGCCCGGGGGACCGGCGCGTGACGCCGGAAGCGGTGGCGGGCCGGCTGCTGCGGGCCGCGACGCGATCCGGTGCGCAGCTGGTCAGCGAGGCCGCCGTTCTCGTCCAGGGGGCGGCGGTGCTGGCCGACCCGATCGCCGGGGCCGTCTACAGCACACCCGCCGCTGCGGCGGCCGACGGCGTCCACGCCGCGGCCCATCCGCAGGAGCACCCGCACCATGTGCAGCGCCCGGCGGCCGGAGCCGTCCTCGTCCTGCATCCGGCACCCACCGTGCCCGCCGAACACGTCGGGCTGGTCGTCACCACCACGGCGGCCCTCCTGGAGGTACGGGGACAGCGCGCCGCCGAGCTGCGCGCCGAGCAGATGCGGCTGCACACCACCCTGCTCCGGCTGCTCCTGGCCGGCCACACCACCTCCGTCACGAACACCGTGAGCGCCGACGGGCTCACGCATGTCACGCTCTACCGGCTCACCGGCCCCGACGTTCCCACCGCCCACCAGGTCCTCTGGCGGGCCGCCCGCCCGTCCCTGGCCGGGCACGGCGGGTCCTGCGCCCTCATCGGTGAGGTGGACGGCGAGCTCCTGGTCGCCGAGCTCCACCACGGCAGCGACGACGGGCGAATCCTGCGCCTGGTCTCCCGGGTGAGCGAACGTCACGGCCTCCTCGCGGGCCTGGCCGGACCGGTGCCCCTGGCCGAGATGCCCACCGCCCACGCCGACGCGGCGGCGGCCCGGCACAGCGCCACCCCCGCCCACCGCATCGTCCCCGCCGACGCCGTCGGCACCCCTCAGCTGGCCCGCCTGCTGCCCCCCGGCCCGTACACCGCGTGGGCACGCTCCGTGCTGAGCCCGCTGACCCGGGAACACCGCCACCTGCTCCTGGTCCGGCTCCGCACCGGCAGCGCCCCGCGTGCCGCCGCCGCGCTAGGACTCTCGCCCGGCACGGTCCGCACCCGGCTCCGCGGCGTGGCCGCCCTCCTCGGCGCGGACCTCGACGACATCACGGTGCAGGCCCACCTGCTGCTCGCGCTCCGCGCGCCCACGCGGGGCGACGGCGACGGCGACGGCAACGGTCAGGCGGGCCGCAACGACAGGGCAGGGAACAACGGCCAGGCACTGAACGACGACCAGGCGCGGAACGACGACCAGGCACGGAGCAACGGCCAGGAGCATGGCCGGCCGCCCCGCCCGCAGACGCTGCCCGGCGGCATTCTCGACACCGACGTGGCCCGCACCTGGGCCGTCGGCCTGGTCGGGGGGCTCGAACCCCATCTGCGGATCGCGCTCGCCTGCTGGCTGCGCCACCACGCCAGAACCGCTCCCGCCGCGAGCGAGTTGCACGTCCACCGCACCACCCTGACGGTCTGGCTCACCCAGTGTGCCGAGCGCCTCGGGCAGAACCTCACCGACGCCACCGTCCGGGCGGAACTGCATCTGGCCCTGGAGGCCACCGCGAAGGACGGGGACGACCCGAGGGCTCTGCCTCGACGGGGCGGGCGCACGTACCGCCGCGTGTGA
- a CDS encoding NAD(P)H-hydrate dehydratase codes for MRRAYSVETVRAAEAALMKRVPEGALMQRAAAGLAVACGDLLRRNGRVYGSRVLLLVGSGDNGGDALYAGARLARRGAGVRALLVPPDRAHAGGLDAFLAAGGQVLDGPDEVGGPLDLVVDGITGIGGRGGLREDARALLRAVTRDHGLTPVLAVDLPSGIEADSGEVHGEAVRADATVTFGTYKPGLLIDPAAEHAGALRLVDIGLGPELPEPPDLEALQYADVAALLPVPGAESDKYSRGVVGVVAGSERYPGAAVLAVSGALHGGAGAVRYVGPGADAVIARFPETLVHAGPPSKAGRVQAWVIGPGLGDGRWAEEAVADVLGADVPVLVDADGLRLLEPETVRTRTAPTVLTPHAGEAAALLGVAREEVEAGRLAAVRELAARYRATVLLKGSTTLVAEARDTPVRVNPTGTGWLATAGSGDVLSGLTGSLLAAGLAPRDAASVGAYLHGLAARHGSDGAPVSAQDVANGIPAAWRDVRAG; via the coding sequence ATGCGACGTGCCTACAGCGTGGAGACCGTACGGGCCGCCGAGGCCGCCCTGATGAAGCGGGTGCCCGAAGGCGCCCTGATGCAGCGCGCCGCCGCCGGGCTCGCCGTGGCCTGCGGGGATCTGCTGCGGCGCAACGGTCGGGTGTACGGGTCCCGGGTCCTGCTCCTGGTCGGCAGCGGTGACAACGGGGGCGACGCCCTGTACGCGGGTGCGCGCCTCGCTCGCCGGGGCGCCGGGGTGCGCGCCCTCCTCGTCCCGCCCGACCGAGCGCACGCGGGCGGTCTCGACGCGTTCCTGGCCGCCGGGGGACAGGTCCTCGACGGACCGGACGAGGTGGGCGGCCCCCTCGACCTCGTCGTGGACGGCATCACCGGGATCGGCGGGCGCGGCGGGCTCCGCGAGGACGCCCGCGCCCTGCTGCGGGCGGTGACCCGGGACCACGGCCTTACGCCCGTCCTCGCCGTCGACCTGCCCAGCGGGATCGAGGCCGACAGCGGGGAGGTGCACGGGGAGGCCGTCCGCGCCGACGCGACCGTCACCTTCGGTACGTACAAGCCGGGTCTCCTCATCGACCCGGCCGCCGAACACGCGGGCGCCCTGCGGCTGGTGGACATCGGGCTCGGGCCGGAGCTGCCGGAGCCGCCGGACCTGGAGGCACTCCAGTACGCGGACGTGGCGGCGCTGCTGCCGGTGCCGGGGGCCGAGAGCGACAAGTACAGCCGGGGTGTCGTCGGCGTCGTCGCCGGCTCCGAGCGCTACCCGGGCGCGGCCGTCCTCGCGGTCTCCGGCGCCCTGCACGGCGGGGCGGGGGCGGTGCGATACGTCGGGCCCGGCGCGGACGCCGTGATCGCCCGCTTCCCGGAGACCCTGGTGCACGCCGGGCCGCCCTCGAAGGCCGGACGCGTGCAGGCCTGGGTGATCGGGCCCGGCCTCGGGGACGGCCGGTGGGCGGAGGAGGCCGTCGCCGACGTGCTCGGCGCCGACGTCCCCGTACTGGTCGACGCCGACGGGCTGCGGCTGCTGGAGCCCGAGACCGTACGGACCCGGACCGCCCCCACCGTCCTGACCCCGCACGCCGGGGAGGCCGCCGCCCTGCTCGGCGTGGCGCGCGAGGAGGTGGAGGCCGGGCGGCTCGCCGCCGTACGGGAGCTGGCCGCCCGCTACCGCGCCACCGTGCTCCTCAAGGGGTCCACGACCCTGGTGGCGGAGGCCCGGGACACCCCCGTACGGGTCAACCCGACCGGCACCGGCTGGCTCGCCACGGCCGGCAGCGGCGATGTGCTCTCCGGGCTGACCGGGTCCCTGCTCGCGGCCGGGCTCGCCCCGCGCGACGCCGCGTCCGTCGGCGCCTATCTGCACGGACTCGCCGCCCGCCACGGCTCCGACGGGGCCCCGGTCTCCGCCCAGGACGTCGCGAACGGCATCCCGGCGGCCTGGCGCGACGTGCGGGCGGGGTGA
- a CDS encoding holo-ACP synthase, whose protein sequence is MIIGVGIDVAEIERFGAALERTPQLADRLFLASELTLPSGERRGIASLAARFAAKEALAKALGAPGGLLWSDAEVWVEESGQPRLRVSGTVAARAAELGVRGWHVSLSHDAGVASAVVIAEG, encoded by the coding sequence GTGATCATTGGGGTCGGGATCGATGTGGCCGAGATCGAGCGGTTCGGCGCCGCGCTGGAGCGTACGCCCCAGTTGGCCGACCGGCTCTTCCTGGCGAGCGAGTTGACGCTGCCCAGCGGCGAGCGGCGCGGCATCGCCTCGCTCGCCGCCCGGTTCGCCGCGAAGGAGGCCCTGGCCAAGGCCCTCGGCGCACCGGGCGGGCTGCTGTGGAGCGACGCGGAGGTCTGGGTCGAGGAGAGCGGACAGCCCCGGCTCCGGGTCAGCGGCACGGTGGCCGCCCGCGCGGCCGAGCTGGGCGTGCGCGGGTGGCACGTCTCGCTCAGCCATGACGCGGGGGTGGCGTCGGCGGTGGTGATCGCGGAGGGGTGA
- a CDS encoding RNA polymerase sigma factor: protein MVGEGPVPEEARVAVEAVFREERGLLLASLVRRFGDLDLAEEVTSEAIEAALRHWPAEGVPARPGAWLLTTARRRAVDRLRRDQAYAARLAVLRADAERDEAVAAPAGTGELPDERLQLFFTCAHPALAAEDRTALTLRCLAGLTTPEVARAFLVPTATMAQRIVRAKRKIREARIPFRVPGPDELPERLPGVLQVVYSVFTEGYAASSGPRLQRLDLAEEAIRLARILHRLLPGGREAAGLLALLLLVHARRAARTGPEGEPVLLEDQDRGLWDRAMIEEGRALVVRALTGGPAGPYGVQAAIAALHDEAADVASTDWAQIVALYDVLLTLTPSPVVAVNRAVAVAMRDGPGEGLALLDALGGEPRLRAYGPYAVARGDLLSRLGRGAEAAAAYREALELAGTEPERAALRRKLGEGPT from the coding sequence GTGGTGGGCGAGGGGCCGGTCCCGGAGGAGGCGCGGGTCGCCGTCGAGGCGGTGTTCCGGGAGGAGCGGGGGCTGCTGCTCGCCTCCCTCGTACGCCGGTTCGGCGACCTCGACCTGGCCGAGGAGGTGACGTCCGAGGCGATCGAGGCGGCCCTGCGCCACTGGCCGGCCGAGGGCGTGCCCGCCCGGCCCGGGGCCTGGCTGCTGACGACCGCGCGGCGCAGGGCGGTGGACCGGTTGCGGCGGGACCAGGCGTACGCGGCGCGGCTCGCCGTCCTGCGGGCCGACGCGGAACGGGACGAGGCCGTCGCCGCCCCGGCCGGGACCGGTGAACTGCCGGACGAGCGGCTCCAGCTCTTCTTCACCTGCGCCCACCCCGCCCTCGCCGCCGAGGACCGCACCGCCCTCACCCTGCGCTGCCTCGCCGGGCTCACCACCCCCGAGGTGGCGCGGGCCTTCCTGGTGCCGACGGCGACCATGGCCCAGCGGATCGTGCGGGCGAAGAGGAAGATCCGCGAGGCGCGGATCCCGTTCCGGGTGCCCGGCCCCGACGAACTGCCGGAGCGGCTGCCCGGGGTGCTCCAGGTCGTCTACTCGGTCTTCACCGAGGGGTACGCGGCCAGCTCGGGTCCCCGGCTGCAGCGGCTGGACCTGGCCGAGGAGGCGATCCGGCTCGCCCGGATACTGCACCGCCTGCTCCCCGGCGGACGCGAGGCCGCCGGGCTCCTCGCGCTGCTGCTCCTCGTCCACGCCCGGCGCGCGGCCCGGACCGGCCCGGAGGGGGAGCCGGTGCTCCTGGAGGACCAGGACCGGGGGCTCTGGGACCGGGCGATGATCGAGGAGGGGCGGGCGCTGGTGGTGCGGGCGCTGACCGGCGGCCCGGCCGGGCCGTACGGCGTGCAGGCCGCCATCGCCGCCCTGCACGACGAGGCGGCGGACGTGGCGTCGACGGACTGGGCGCAGATCGTGGCCCTGTACGACGTGCTCCTCACCCTGACGCCGTCGCCCGTGGTGGCGGTGAACCGCGCCGTGGCGGTGGCGATGCGGGACGGGCCGGGGGAGGGGCTGGCGCTTCTCGACGCGCTGGGCGGTGAGCCCCGGCTGCGCGCGTACGGGCCGTACGCGGTGGCGCGGGGCGATCTGCTGAGCCGCCTGGGGCGGGGCGCGGAGGCGGCCGCGGCCTACCGGGAAGCGCTGGAGCTGGCGGGCACCGAGCCGGAGCGGGCCGCGCTGCGGCGGAAGCTGGGGGAGGGGCCGACGTAG
- a CDS encoding M14 family metallopeptidase, with protein MRLVNARNPRPGTRPAKARTKAGRNAAIAVLLALGLAAPATAVATAETSAPNAAVAADERTLQYEITGRTTPAARTEIARAGVSVDEVHDHGIVITADAAQARKLRAKGHVLEALPAPEAHGHGSDGVSALDFPPADSRYHNYAEMTAAIDARIAASPSIMSKRVIGKTYQGRDIVAIKVSDNVGTDEAEPEVLFTAHQHAREHLTVEMALYLLRELATGYGTDSRITQAVNGRELWIIPDMNPDGGEYDIATGSYRSWRKNRQPNSGSSAVGTDLNRNWAFKWGCCGGSSSSPSSETYRGAGAESAPETKVVADFVRSRVVGGKQQITAAIDFHTYSELVLWPFGYTYNDTAPGMTADDRNAFAAVGRKMAASNGYTAEQSSDLYITDGSIDDWLWGSQKIFGYTFEMYPRSSSGGGFYPPDEVIERETSRNRDAVLQLIENADCMYRSIGKEAQYCS; from the coding sequence ATGCGACTCGTCAACGCACGGAATCCCCGGCCGGGAACCCGGCCGGCGAAGGCCAGGACGAAGGCCGGCCGGAACGCCGCCATCGCCGTCCTGCTCGCCCTCGGCCTCGCCGCCCCGGCGACCGCCGTAGCCACCGCCGAGACCTCCGCCCCGAACGCGGCCGTCGCCGCGGACGAGCGGACACTCCAGTACGAGATCACCGGGCGCACCACCCCCGCCGCCCGCACCGAGATCGCCCGCGCGGGCGTCTCGGTCGACGAGGTGCACGACCACGGCATCGTGATCACGGCGGACGCGGCCCAGGCCAGGAAGCTGCGGGCCAAGGGGCACGTCCTGGAGGCGCTGCCCGCACCCGAGGCCCACGGCCACGGGTCCGACGGCGTCAGCGCACTCGACTTCCCGCCGGCCGACTCCCGGTACCACAACTACGCCGAGATGACCGCGGCCATCGACGCCCGTATCGCCGCCAGCCCCTCGATCATGAGCAAGCGCGTCATCGGCAAGACCTACCAGGGCCGGGACATCGTCGCGATCAAGGTCAGCGACAACGTGGGCACCGACGAGGCCGAGCCCGAGGTCCTGTTCACCGCCCACCAGCACGCCCGCGAGCACCTGACCGTCGAGATGGCGCTCTACCTGCTCCGCGAGCTCGCCACGGGCTACGGCACCGACTCCCGGATCACCCAGGCGGTCAACGGCCGCGAACTGTGGATCATCCCGGACATGAACCCGGACGGCGGCGAGTACGACATCGCCACCGGCTCGTACCGCAGCTGGCGCAAGAACCGGCAGCCCAACTCCGGCTCCAGCGCCGTGGGCACCGACCTCAACCGCAACTGGGCCTTCAAGTGGGGCTGCTGCGGCGGCTCCTCCTCCAGCCCGTCCTCGGAGACATACCGGGGTGCGGGCGCCGAGTCCGCGCCCGAGACGAAGGTCGTGGCGGACTTCGTCCGCAGCCGGGTGGTCGGCGGGAAGCAGCAGATCACGGCGGCCATCGACTTCCACACGTACAGCGAGCTGGTGCTCTGGCCGTTCGGCTACACGTACAACGACACGGCCCCCGGCATGACTGCCGACGACCGCAACGCGTTCGCCGCGGTGGGCCGCAAGATGGCGGCGAGCAACGGGTACACCGCCGAGCAGTCCAGCGACCTGTACATCACGGACGGCTCCATCGACGACTGGCTGTGGGGCTCGCAGAAGATCTTCGGCTACACCTTCGAGATGTACCCGCGCTCGTCCTCGGGCGGCGGCTTCTACCCGCCGGATGAGGTCATCGAACGCGAGACCTCCCGCAACCGGGACGCGGTGCTCCAACTGATCGAGAACGCGGACTGCATGTACCGGTCGATCGGCAAGGAGGCGCAGTACTGCTCGTGA
- a CDS encoding DUF5707 domain-containing protein, with product MSKRVVTVSALAGIALLGGAGAYAFAGETRSAGPEVTKGSVGYVAPGKDEDGSLTFTARVADDSGVRNLKVLAWPASMAPAPDAEDMAHVESATCEPAGPSGDAAALCTYKVKVTAAEAAESPKGAWHVAVLASAEDGGKTFAPKAAGFTVKG from the coding sequence ATGTCCAAGCGCGTCGTCACCGTCTCCGCCCTCGCCGGTATCGCCCTGCTGGGCGGGGCCGGGGCCTACGCCTTCGCCGGGGAGACCAGGAGCGCCGGGCCCGAGGTGACGAAGGGATCCGTCGGGTACGTCGCACCGGGCAAGGACGAGGACGGCTCCCTCACCTTCACCGCACGGGTGGCCGACGACTCCGGCGTCCGGAACCTGAAGGTCCTGGCCTGGCCCGCGAGCATGGCCCCCGCCCCGGACGCCGAGGACATGGCCCACGTCGAGTCCGCCACCTGTGAGCCGGCCGGCCCGTCGGGGGACGCGGCCGCGCTCTGCACGTACAAGGTGAAGGTCACGGCGGCCGAGGCGGCCGAATCGCCGAAGGGCGCGTGGCACGTGGCGGTCCTGGCCTCGGCGGAGGACGGCGGAAAGACGTTCGCGCCGAAGGCGGCGGGCTTCACGGTCAAGGGCTGA
- the glmS gene encoding glutamine--fructose-6-phosphate transaminase (isomerizing) translates to MCGIVGYVGGQSAQDVVVAGLKRLEYRGYDSAGVAVLADGGLAAAKKAGKLVNLEKELGDRPLPAGRTGIGHTRWATHGAPNDVNAHPHLDNAGRVAVVHNGIIENFAALRRELTGRGHALESETDTEVVAHLLGEAFSAGGDLADAMRQVCRRLEGAFTLVAVHADQPDVVVGARRNSPLVVGVGDDEWFLASDVAAFIAHTRSAIELGQDQVVELSREGVTVTGFDGALAEVREYHVDWDASAAEKGGYASFMLKEIADQPQAVADTLLGRIDGEGSLSLDEVRIPDAELREVDKVVIVACGTAFHAGMIAKYAIEHWTRLPCETELASEFRYRDPILDQRTLVVAISQSGETMDTLMALRHAREQGAKVLAICNTNGSTIPRESDAVLYTHAGPEVAVASTKAFLTQLVACYLVALYLGQLRGTKWGDEIRTVVRQLSAISGEVERVLETMEPVRELARSLAHHDTVLFLGRHVGYPVALEGALKLKELAYMHAEGFAAGELKHGPIALIEEGLPVVVIVPSPRGRSVLHDKIVSNIQEIRARGARTIVVAEEGDEAVVPYADHLITVPATPTLLQPLVATVPLQVFACELATARGNEVDQPRNLAKSVTVE, encoded by the coding sequence ATGTGCGGAATCGTGGGTTATGTCGGTGGTCAGTCGGCGCAGGACGTCGTCGTCGCAGGACTCAAGCGTCTCGAATACCGGGGCTACGACTCAGCGGGTGTCGCCGTGCTCGCGGACGGCGGGCTCGCCGCCGCGAAGAAGGCGGGGAAGCTCGTCAATCTGGAGAAGGAGCTGGGGGACCGGCCGCTGCCGGCCGGGCGGACCGGGATCGGGCATACGCGGTGGGCCACGCACGGGGCGCCCAACGATGTGAACGCCCACCCCCACCTGGACAACGCGGGCCGGGTCGCCGTCGTCCACAACGGGATCATCGAGAACTTCGCGGCCCTGCGGCGCGAGCTGACCGGGCGCGGGCACGCCCTGGAGTCGGAGACGGACACCGAGGTCGTCGCGCATCTGCTGGGCGAGGCGTTCTCGGCGGGCGGGGACCTCGCGGACGCCATGCGGCAGGTGTGCCGGAGGCTGGAGGGGGCCTTCACACTCGTGGCCGTGCACGCGGACCAGCCGGACGTGGTGGTCGGCGCCCGGCGCAACTCCCCGCTCGTCGTGGGGGTGGGGGACGACGAGTGGTTCCTCGCCTCCGACGTCGCCGCCTTCATCGCGCACACCCGGTCCGCCATCGAACTGGGCCAGGACCAGGTCGTCGAGTTGAGCCGCGAGGGCGTCACCGTCACCGGGTTCGACGGGGCCCTCGCCGAGGTGCGCGAGTACCACGTCGACTGGGACGCCTCCGCCGCCGAGAAGGGCGGCTACGCCTCCTTCATGCTCAAGGAGATCGCCGACCAGCCCCAGGCCGTCGCCGACACCCTCCTCGGCCGGATCGATGGCGAGGGATCCCTGAGCCTCGACGAGGTGCGCATCCCCGACGCCGAACTCCGCGAGGTCGACAAGGTCGTCATCGTCGCCTGCGGAACCGCCTTCCACGCCGGGATGATCGCCAAGTACGCCATCGAACACTGGACCCGGCTGCCCTGCGAGACCGAGCTCGCCAGCGAGTTCCGCTACCGCGACCCGATCCTCGACCAGCGCACCCTCGTCGTCGCCATCTCCCAGTCCGGCGAGACCATGGACACCCTGATGGCCCTGCGCCACGCCCGCGAACAGGGCGCCAAGGTGCTCGCCATCTGCAACACCAACGGTTCGACGATCCCGCGCGAATCCGACGCCGTCCTCTACACCCACGCCGGGCCCGAGGTCGCCGTCGCCTCCACCAAGGCCTTCCTCACCCAGCTCGTCGCCTGCTACCTCGTCGCCCTGTACCTGGGGCAGTTGCGCGGCACCAAGTGGGGCGACGAGATCCGTACGGTGGTGCGCCAGCTCTCCGCGATCTCCGGCGAGGTCGAACGCGTACTGGAGACCATGGAGCCCGTCCGCGAACTGGCCCGCTCCCTCGCCCACCACGACACGGTGCTCTTCCTCGGCCGCCACGTCGGCTACCCGGTCGCCCTCGAAGGCGCGCTCAAGCTCAAGGAGCTCGCCTACATGCACGCGGAAGGGTTCGCGGCCGGGGAGCTCAAGCACGGGCCGATCGCGCTCATCGAGGAGGGCCTGCCGGTCGTCGTCATCGTGCCGTCACCGCGCGGGCGTTCCGTCCTCCACGACAAGATCGTCTCCAACATCCAGGAGATCCGGGCCCGGGGCGCCCGCACCATCGTCGTCGCCGAGGAGGGCGACGAGGCCGTCGTCCCGTACGCCGACCACCTCATCACCGTCCCCGCAACGCCTACGCTGCTTCAGCCGCTGGTCGCCACCGTGCCGCTCCAGGTCTTCGCCTGCGAGCTGGCGACGGCCCGTGGCAACGAGGTGGACCAGCCGCGCAATCTGGCGAAGTCCGTGACCGTGGAGTGA
- a CDS encoding helix-turn-helix domain-containing protein codes for MARERSGRTAQHLVLVARLRNLREGAGLSVPQAAERLGWHPSTLRRLEQAQTSLDVGQVSALLERYGAGAAETDDIMGRLNAANMPGWWHPWRDAMDPWLMDLMSVESATSIVRTWDPALVPLLLRTSAYAMAVDAALRPGLSPEIRQRRADLLMMRQRRLREQQARVWALLPVTALRCRVGDDEVMREQLAALQEAADRPDVMVQLHNEDSPPHPLTGVPALSLYRVEIREIADHVVREGGLPGTAEVWDSGPPVQEYQAMLDVSCVMAVRPDRTREILQDEYDRERG; via the coding sequence GTGGCACGTGAAAGATCAGGCCGGACAGCGCAGCACCTGGTCCTGGTGGCCCGTCTGCGGAACCTGCGCGAAGGGGCCGGACTGTCCGTGCCCCAGGCCGCCGAGCGGCTCGGCTGGCACCCCTCGACACTGAGGAGGCTGGAGCAGGCGCAGACCTCCCTGGACGTGGGGCAGGTGTCCGCCCTGCTCGAACGGTACGGGGCGGGTGCGGCCGAGACCGACGACATCATGGGCCGGCTGAACGCCGCCAACATGCCGGGCTGGTGGCATCCGTGGCGCGATGCGATGGACCCCTGGCTCATGGACCTGATGAGCGTGGAGTCCGCCACGAGCATCGTGCGCACCTGGGACCCGGCGCTCGTACCGCTGCTGCTGCGGACCTCGGCCTACGCCATGGCCGTGGACGCCGCCCTGAGGCCCGGGTTGAGCCCGGAGATCCGGCAGCGGCGCGCGGATCTGCTGATGATGCGTCAGCGGCGGCTGCGTGAGCAGCAGGCGCGGGTGTGGGCGCTCCTGCCGGTCACCGCGCTGCGCTGCCGGGTGGGCGACGACGAGGTGATGCGCGAACAGCTCGCCGCGCTCCAGGAGGCCGCGGACCGGCCGGATGTGATGGTGCAGCTCCATAACGAGGACTCGCCGCCCCACCCGCTGACCGGAGTTCCGGCATTGAGCCTTTACCGGGTGGAGATCCGCGAGATCGCGGATCATGTGGTGCGCGAGGGCGGGCTGCCCGGAACGGCGGAGGTGTGGGACAGCGGCCCACCCGTACAGGAATATCAGGCGATGCTGGACGTGTCGTGCGTGATGGCGGTGCGTCCGGACCGGACGAGGGAGATTCTGCAGGATGAGTACGACCGGGAACGGGGCTGA